One window from the genome of Streptomyces sp. NBC_00708 encodes:
- a CDS encoding ABC transporter ATP-binding protein/permease: protein MSTTGIRAASPSTLRTATGGEATRWLAAHCRAVPWLTAATLLTTVAGAALQVLPVLLLGQVVDGVVDGESRTVLVGVGVLMAAAALLGAAATAASTYLIGRLGADLLATLREGAVRAVLGMPSARLEQVGRGDVLSRVGDDVAVLSRGIRSAIPTVFSAGVLVAIATVGMFGLDWRLGLAGAGALPAYALALRWYLPRSAPLYREQRTAQADRAQALISGLNGIDTVRAYRLEGAFREKVTTESWRVRDLGVDVFRFFGRFVGRENRAEFIGLVLILLVGYALLEGDAATLGEVAAAPLMFHRLFTPLGAIMFTFDEAQKSGASLTRLVGVLGEDAEDRLVGDPSVAPAPDVPYPVTVEGLTYRYPGSEEPVLRDVSLAIPAGGSLALVGATGAGKSTLAALIAGIGTPQSGSVRIGTTDLADVDEAGARALVSILTQETHVFSGPLSDDLRLSAPGASDDRLRDALRTVGAAGWVEALPEGLDTAVGEGGERLDVTKVAQVALARLVLARSPVVVLDESTAEAGSEGAAELERAVLAACAGRTTLFVAHRLTQAMAADRIAVLDAGRVVEQGSHQELVALGGRYARLWRAWREGS from the coding sequence GTGAGTACGACCGGCATCCGTGCCGCCTCCCCGTCGACGCTGCGTACGGCGACGGGCGGTGAGGCCACCCGCTGGCTCGCCGCCCACTGCCGCGCGGTTCCCTGGCTGACGGCCGCGACCCTCCTCACGACCGTGGCGGGCGCGGCGCTCCAGGTACTCCCTGTGCTGCTGCTCGGCCAGGTGGTCGACGGGGTTGTGGACGGCGAGTCGCGCACGGTGCTGGTCGGGGTCGGGGTGCTGATGGCCGCCGCCGCGCTGCTCGGCGCGGCGGCCACCGCGGCATCGACATATCTGATCGGACGGCTCGGCGCCGACCTGCTGGCGACTCTGCGGGAAGGCGCCGTCCGTGCGGTGCTGGGCATGCCGAGCGCCCGGCTGGAACAGGTCGGCCGCGGCGATGTGCTCTCCCGGGTCGGCGACGACGTCGCCGTGCTCTCCCGGGGCATCAGGAGCGCGATCCCCACCGTGTTCTCGGCGGGGGTCCTCGTCGCCATCGCCACCGTCGGCATGTTCGGCCTGGACTGGCGGCTCGGGCTCGCGGGCGCCGGCGCGCTGCCGGCGTACGCGCTGGCCCTGCGCTGGTACCTGCCGCGTTCCGCCCCGCTCTACCGCGAGCAGCGCACGGCCCAGGCCGACCGCGCCCAGGCGCTGATCAGCGGCCTCAACGGGATCGACACGGTCCGGGCGTACCGCCTGGAGGGCGCGTTCCGGGAGAAGGTCACCACCGAGTCCTGGCGGGTACGCGATCTGGGCGTCGACGTCTTCCGTTTCTTCGGCCGGTTCGTCGGCCGGGAGAACCGCGCCGAGTTCATCGGCCTGGTCCTCATCCTCCTGGTCGGCTACGCCCTGCTGGAGGGCGACGCGGCCACCCTCGGCGAGGTCGCGGCCGCACCGCTGATGTTCCACCGGCTGTTCACCCCGCTCGGCGCGATCATGTTCACCTTCGACGAGGCGCAGAAGTCGGGCGCGAGCCTGACCCGTCTGGTCGGGGTGCTGGGGGAGGACGCCGAGGACCGGCTCGTGGGGGACCCCTCCGTGGCACCCGCTCCCGACGTGCCGTATCCGGTGACGGTGGAGGGGCTGACGTATCGCTATCCCGGTTCCGAGGAGCCGGTCCTGCGCGACGTGAGCCTGGCCATCCCGGCCGGCGGCTCCCTCGCGCTGGTCGGGGCCACCGGCGCCGGCAAGTCGACCCTGGCCGCGCTGATCGCCGGCATCGGCACCCCGCAGTCGGGCTCGGTGCGCATCGGCACGACCGACCTGGCGGACGTGGACGAGGCGGGTGCGCGGGCCCTGGTGAGCATCCTGACCCAGGAGACCCATGTGTTCTCCGGTCCGCTCTCCGACGACCTGCGGCTGTCCGCGCCCGGGGCGAGCGACGACCGACTGCGGGACGCCCTGCGCACGGTCGGCGCCGCCGGCTGGGTGGAGGCGCTTCCCGAGGGGCTCGACACCGCGGTCGGGGAGGGCGGTGAGCGGCTGGACGTCACCAAGGTGGCCCAGGTCGCCCTGGCCCGTCTGGTGCTGGCCCGTTCACCGGTCGTGGTGCTCGACGAGTCCACCGCCGAGGCGGGCAGCGAGGGCGCCGCGGAACTGGAACGCGCCGTGCTGGCGGCCTGTGCGGGACGCACCACGCTGTTCGTGGCGCACCGGCTGACCCAGGCGATGGCGGCGGACCGGATCGCCGTCCTGGACGCCGGGCGCGTGGTGGAACAGGGCTCCCACCAGGAGCTGG
- a CDS encoding iron-siderophore ABC transporter substrate-binding protein, with product MLLDRTTPTRTRRRLAAVVTAAALGVGLLAGCGSDSEDKAADKAPSASAGGAFPVTVEHAFGSTKITKAPQRVVSVGYTDDQDILAFGVKPVGMVDQYPNPEGKTPDINTQWPWTKDKWGDARPEVIMKNGDSGPNYEKIASLRPDLIVAVYSEIDKAAYDKLSKIAPTVARTKAEKEPFSAPWQDNAVHIAKALGKEKEGKEMVAGIQEKLDAAKKAHPEFAKQTAVALSWYDNSVAPFTTTDVRGRLLTGIGYQGDTEIDKIAGGKFYTKLSPERMDLVDVDRVFVINDKADTDALKKSELFSNLKVFKEGRVTYLLDSEGPAVGAAISQGTLLSMPYAVDELVKAAEAK from the coding sequence ATGCTCCTCGACAGAACCACGCCCACCAGGACGCGGCGGAGGCTCGCGGCGGTCGTCACCGCGGCGGCCCTCGGCGTCGGCCTCCTCGCGGGCTGCGGCTCCGACTCCGAGGACAAGGCGGCCGACAAGGCCCCGTCCGCCTCGGCGGGCGGCGCCTTCCCTGTCACCGTGGAGCACGCCTTCGGGTCCACGAAGATCACCAAGGCCCCGCAGCGGGTGGTCTCCGTCGGCTACACGGACGACCAGGACATCCTGGCCTTCGGCGTCAAGCCCGTCGGCATGGTCGACCAGTACCCGAACCCCGAGGGCAAGACGCCCGACATCAACACCCAGTGGCCCTGGACCAAGGACAAGTGGGGGGACGCCCGCCCCGAGGTCATCATGAAGAACGGTGACTCCGGCCCCAACTACGAGAAGATCGCGAGCCTCCGGCCCGACCTGATCGTCGCCGTCTACTCCGAGATCGACAAGGCCGCCTACGACAAGCTCTCGAAGATCGCCCCCACGGTCGCCCGCACCAAGGCCGAGAAGGAGCCCTTCAGCGCCCCGTGGCAGGACAACGCGGTGCACATCGCCAAGGCCCTCGGCAAGGAGAAGGAGGGCAAGGAGATGGTGGCCGGCATCCAGGAGAAGCTGGACGCCGCCAAGAAGGCGCACCCCGAGTTCGCGAAGCAGACCGCTGTCGCGCTGTCCTGGTATGACAACTCGGTGGCGCCGTTCACCACCACCGACGTACGCGGCCGGCTGCTGACGGGCATCGGCTACCAGGGCGACACCGAGATCGACAAGATCGCCGGCGGCAAGTTCTACACCAAGCTGTCCCCGGAACGCATGGACCTCGTCGACGTCGACCGCGTCTTCGTCATCAACGACAAGGCCGACACGGACGCCCTGAAGAAGTCCGAACTCTTCAGCAACCTGAAGGTGTTCAAGGAGGGCCGCGTGACCTACCTCCTCGACAGCGAGGGCCCCGCGGTCGGCGCCGCCATCTCGCAGGGCACGCTGCTGTCCATGCCGTACGCGGTCGACGAGCTGGTGAAGGCGGCGGAAGCCAAGTGA
- a CDS encoding ABC transporter ATP-binding protein, producing the protein MRVGYGGRTVIDGLDVEIPSGVVTTIIGPNGCGKSTLLRTLTRLLKPAGGAVVLDGEDIASLRTRDVAKKLGLLPQTPVAPEGLTVSDLVARGRHPHQSWLRQWSSDDADIVRRALALTGVADLADRPVDSLSGGQRQRVWISMTLAQGTDLLLLDEPTTYLDLAHAIDVLDLVDDLHESGCTVVMVLHDLNLATRYSDNLVVMREGSVLAQGHPRDVITAELLDEAFGLRAMVIDDPVGDRPLIVPIGRTHVHLK; encoded by the coding sequence ATCAGGGTCGGCTACGGCGGCCGGACCGTCATCGACGGCCTCGACGTCGAGATCCCGTCCGGGGTGGTCACCACTATCATCGGCCCCAATGGCTGCGGTAAATCGACGCTGTTGCGCACCCTGACCCGGCTGCTGAAGCCGGCCGGCGGCGCCGTCGTGCTGGACGGCGAGGACATCGCCTCGCTCCGGACGCGGGACGTGGCGAAGAAGCTCGGCCTGCTGCCCCAGACGCCCGTCGCGCCCGAGGGGCTGACGGTCTCGGACCTGGTCGCCCGGGGCCGCCACCCGCACCAGAGCTGGCTGCGGCAGTGGTCGTCGGACGACGCCGACATCGTACGGCGCGCGCTCGCGCTGACCGGGGTCGCCGATCTCGCGGACCGGCCCGTCGACTCGCTGTCCGGCGGGCAGCGCCAGCGCGTGTGGATATCGATGACCCTGGCTCAGGGCACCGACCTGCTGCTGCTGGACGAACCCACCACCTATCTGGACCTGGCGCACGCGATCGACGTGCTCGACCTGGTGGACGACCTGCACGAGTCCGGGTGCACGGTGGTGATGGTGCTGCACGACCTCAACCTGGCCACCCGTTACAGCGACAACCTCGTGGTGATGCGGGAGGGTTCGGTCCTGGCGCAGGGCCACCCGCGCGACGTGATCACCGCCGAGCTGCTGGACGAGGCGTTCGGGCTGCGGGCCATGGTCATCGACGACCCGGTGGGCGACCGGCCGCTCATCGTGCCCATCGGCCGTACCCACGTACACCTGAAGTAG
- a CDS encoding iron ABC transporter permease, translating to MNGTELKASVTGGVRLGGVSFVWRPWLVLVTLLLAAAAFLVFCLSIGVGDFPIGLARVVATILGRGEQVDEFVIMDLRMPRALAGVVVGVALGVSGAITQSVARNPLASPDILGITGGASAVAVFLVTVSGGAAAAVTNSVGLSAAALLGGLGTGLLVYFLAWRRGIDGFRLILIGISVSAAMEAVTTWLLTSADIRDVARAQAWLVGSLDNRSWGEVRVALWCTLVLLAVVVCLAFQFKPLHLGDEIAAGLGVRFNRVRAVMLLCAVLLAASAVSAAGPVPFVALVAPQVAMRIARHPTPPMAASGLVGALLLTGSDLIARTALPDGLPVGVVTAAIGGPFLVYLLVRANLSK from the coding sequence ATGAACGGCACGGAGTTGAAAGCATCGGTCACGGGGGGCGTCCGCCTCGGCGGCGTCTCGTTCGTCTGGCGGCCCTGGCTCGTCCTGGTCACCCTGCTGCTCGCGGCGGCGGCCTTCCTGGTGTTCTGCCTGTCCATCGGTGTCGGCGACTTCCCGATCGGCCTGGCCCGGGTGGTCGCCACGATCCTCGGCCGGGGCGAACAGGTCGACGAGTTCGTCATCATGGACCTGCGGATGCCGCGCGCCCTGGCCGGCGTCGTCGTGGGCGTCGCGCTCGGGGTGTCCGGCGCCATCACCCAGTCCGTCGCGCGCAACCCCCTCGCAAGCCCCGACATCCTCGGCATCACCGGGGGCGCCAGCGCGGTCGCCGTGTTCCTGGTGACGGTCTCGGGCGGGGCCGCCGCGGCGGTCACGAACTCCGTGGGTCTGTCGGCGGCGGCGCTCCTGGGCGGTCTCGGGACGGGGCTGCTGGTGTACTTCCTGGCCTGGCGGCGCGGGATCGACGGCTTCCGGCTCATCCTCATCGGCATCTCGGTGAGCGCGGCGATGGAGGCGGTCACGACCTGGCTCCTGACGTCGGCCGACATCCGGGACGTGGCACGGGCCCAGGCCTGGCTGGTCGGTTCCCTGGACAACCGGTCGTGGGGCGAGGTCCGGGTGGCGCTCTGGTGCACCCTCGTCCTGCTGGCCGTGGTGGTCTGCCTCGCCTTCCAGTTCAAGCCGTTGCACCTCGGGGACGAGATCGCGGCGGGGCTCGGCGTCCGGTTCAACAGGGTGCGGGCCGTCATGCTGCTGTGCGCGGTCCTGCTGGCCGCCTCCGCGGTGAGCGCGGCCGGCCCCGTGCCCTTCGTCGCGCTCGTCGCGCCGCAGGTGGCGATGCGTATCGCGCGACACCCGACGCCGCCGATGGCCGCCTCCGGCCTGGTGGGCGCGCTGCTGCTGACCGGTTCCGACCTGATCGCGCGCACGGCCCTGCCCGACGGCCTGCCGGTCGGTGTGGTCACCGCCGCGATCGGCGGACCCTTCCTGGTGTACCTGCTGGTCCGGGCGAACCTCAGTAAATGA
- a CDS encoding iron ABC transporter permease: MSTTAVERPLPKVSAPARRRRVMGLGALAVTVLVVAALSLAVGARALTPSEVWHGLFAGPESDQRLSEIRLIVQTVRVPRTVLGIVAGVALGVGGALIQGYTRNPIADTGLVGVNAGASFAVVSVIAVFGFTDPLQYVWFGFLGSAVAGVVVFGLASIGRGAGNPLTLALAGQGVTVFLAAMTTAVALSDVKSLNALRFWNAGSVAGIGFDVIWPVTAFVAVGLALALVMLPSLNLLNLGDDVARGLGVNIALSRTIGIVAITLLAGAATAACGPIAFLGLMVAHVARYLTGPDYRWLVPYAGLLGAAVLLVCDIVGRLVVRPGELDAGVVVSLLGAPFFAVLVWRGKFRSA, encoded by the coding sequence ATGAGCACGACTGCAGTGGAGCGCCCCCTGCCCAAGGTTTCGGCGCCGGCCCGCCGACGACGGGTCATGGGTCTGGGCGCGCTCGCGGTGACCGTCCTGGTCGTCGCCGCCCTGTCCCTGGCCGTCGGGGCGCGCGCGCTGACACCCTCCGAGGTGTGGCACGGCCTGTTCGCGGGCCCGGAGTCCGATCAGCGGCTCTCCGAGATCCGGCTCATCGTGCAGACCGTGCGCGTACCCCGCACGGTCCTCGGGATCGTGGCGGGTGTGGCGCTCGGGGTCGGCGGTGCGCTGATCCAGGGGTACACGCGCAACCCGATCGCCGACACCGGGCTGGTGGGGGTCAACGCCGGCGCCTCGTTCGCCGTGGTGTCGGTGATCGCCGTGTTCGGGTTCACCGACCCGCTCCAGTACGTCTGGTTCGGCTTTCTCGGATCGGCGGTCGCCGGCGTCGTCGTGTTCGGCCTCGCCAGCATCGGCCGGGGCGCGGGCAACCCGCTGACCCTCGCTCTGGCCGGACAGGGGGTCACGGTCTTCCTGGCGGCCATGACCACGGCCGTCGCCCTGTCCGACGTGAAATCGCTGAACGCGCTGAGGTTCTGGAACGCGGGCTCGGTGGCGGGCATCGGCTTCGACGTCATCTGGCCCGTCACCGCGTTCGTCGCGGTCGGGCTGGCACTGGCCCTGGTCATGCTGCCCTCGCTGAATCTGCTCAACCTCGGTGACGACGTGGCACGCGGACTCGGTGTCAACATCGCGCTGAGCCGGACGATCGGCATCGTCGCCATCACACTGCTGGCCGGCGCGGCCACGGCGGCCTGCGGCCCCATCGCGTTCCTCGGGCTGATGGTGGCCCACGTCGCGCGGTATCTGACCGGGCCCGACTACCGCTGGCTGGTGCCGTACGCGGGGCTGCTCGGCGCGGCCGTGCTGCTGGTGTGCGACATCGTCGGGCGCCTGGTGGTACGGCCGGGGGAGCTGGACGCGGGGGTCGTGGTCTCGCTGCTCGGCGCGCCGTTCTTCGCGGTCCTGGTGTGGCGAGGAAAGTTCAGGAGCGCATGA
- a CDS encoding lysine N(6)-hydroxylase/L-ornithine N(5)-oxygenase family protein: MSQARPGDAPPVHDLIGIGFGPSNVAMAIAISEHNARSGTREAVTARFFEQQPRFGWHRGMLIDDATMQVSFLKDLVTLRNPSSEFSFLCYLKSKGRLIDFINHKNLFPLRVEFHEYFEWAAAQVADLVSYDHEVVGVTQVVQDGTVEFLDVTVRSGEGLTVHRARNLVIGTGLRPLVPEGVERGDRVWHNSELLTRVGELDGTSPARFVVVGAGQSAAENVAYLHRRFPGAEICAVFSRYGYSPADDSSFANKIFDPDAVDEFYAAPESVKRRLMDYHGNTNYSVVDIDLIDDLYRQMYQEKVLGTERLRFLNVSRLTEVKETQDKVRATVTSLVTGEETLLDADVVVFATGYSPADPLGLLGEAAELCLRDEEGRVRVERDYRISTDAALNCGIYLQGGTEHTHGITSALLSNTAIRVGEILDSLLDRSVKSAPDAARPVIDKSGGTAR, translated from the coding sequence ATGTCACAGGCTCGTCCTGGCGACGCACCACCGGTCCACGACCTCATAGGCATCGGCTTCGGGCCGTCCAACGTGGCCATGGCCATCGCGATCAGTGAGCACAACGCGCGCTCCGGGACGCGGGAAGCGGTGACCGCACGGTTCTTCGAGCAGCAACCGCGCTTCGGCTGGCACCGGGGCATGCTGATCGACGACGCCACCATGCAGGTGTCCTTCCTGAAGGACCTGGTGACACTCCGGAACCCGTCCAGCGAGTTCAGCTTCCTCTGCTACCTGAAGAGCAAGGGACGCCTGATCGACTTCATCAACCACAAGAACCTCTTCCCGCTGCGGGTGGAGTTCCACGAGTACTTCGAGTGGGCCGCCGCCCAGGTCGCCGACCTGGTCTCCTACGACCACGAGGTGGTCGGCGTCACCCAGGTCGTCCAGGACGGCACCGTGGAGTTCCTGGACGTCACCGTCCGGTCGGGGGAGGGGCTCACGGTCCACCGCGCCCGCAACCTCGTCATCGGCACCGGACTGCGCCCGCTCGTGCCCGAGGGCGTCGAGCGCGGCGACCGCGTCTGGCACAACTCCGAACTGCTGACCCGGGTCGGCGAGCTGGACGGCACCTCGCCCGCCCGCTTCGTCGTCGTGGGCGCCGGCCAGAGCGCCGCCGAGAACGTCGCCTATCTCCACCGCCGCTTCCCCGGCGCCGAGATCTGCGCGGTCTTCTCCCGCTACGGCTACAGCCCCGCCGACGACAGCAGCTTCGCCAACAAGATCTTCGACCCGGACGCGGTCGACGAGTTCTACGCGGCGCCCGAGAGCGTCAAGCGCCGGCTGATGGACTACCACGGCAACACCAACTACTCGGTCGTCGACATCGACCTGATCGACGACCTGTACCGGCAGATGTACCAGGAGAAGGTCCTCGGCACCGAGCGTCTGCGCTTCCTCAACGTGTCCCGGCTCACCGAGGTCAAGGAGACGCAGGACAAGGTACGCGCCACCGTGACGTCCCTCGTCACCGGCGAGGAGACCCTGCTCGACGCCGACGTCGTGGTGTTCGCCACCGGCTACAGCCCCGCCGACCCCCTGGGCCTCCTGGGCGAGGCGGCCGAGCTGTGCCTGCGCGACGAGGAGGGCCGGGTCCGCGTCGAGCGGGACTACCGCATCTCCACGGACGCCGCGCTCAACTGCGGCATCTACCTCCAGGGCGGTACGGAGCACACCCACGGCATCACCTCGGCCCTGCTGTCCAACACCGCGATCAGGGTCGGCGAGATCCTGGACTCGCTGCTGGACCGGAGCGTCAAGTCCGCCCCCGACGCCGCCCGTCCGGTCATCGACAAGAGCGGCGGAACCGCCCGCTAG
- a CDS encoding methionyl-tRNA formyltransferase: protein MRVVMFGYQTWGHRTLQALLDSEHDVVLVVTHPRSEHAYEKIWSDSVADLAEEHGVPVLIRNRPDDDELYERLKAADADVIVANNWRTWIPPRIFALPRRGTLNVHDSLLPKYAGFSPLIWALINGETEVGVTAHMMNDELDAGDIVRQESVPVGPKDTATDLFHKTVDLIAPVTTKALALIADGQTEFTPQDRSQATFFHKRSDEDIRIDWNWPAEDLERLVRAQSAPYPSAYAFHRGKRIEVVAAVVSEGRYGGTPGRIFYREGEGVVIVAGADARTGRNHGLAITRVRTEDGRELPATEYFTSMGGYLTSRP, encoded by the coding sequence ATGCGGGTCGTCATGTTCGGTTACCAGACCTGGGGGCACCGCACCCTGCAAGCCCTCCTGGACTCCGAGCACGACGTGGTGCTGGTGGTGACGCATCCCAGGAGCGAGCACGCGTACGAGAAGATCTGGAGCGACTCCGTCGCCGATCTCGCCGAGGAGCACGGCGTCCCGGTGCTGATCCGCAACCGGCCCGACGACGACGAGCTGTACGAACGGCTCAAGGCCGCCGACGCCGACGTCATCGTGGCCAACAACTGGCGCACCTGGATTCCGCCGCGGATCTTCGCGCTCCCGCGCCGCGGCACCCTGAACGTGCACGACTCGCTGCTGCCGAAGTACGCGGGCTTCTCGCCGCTGATCTGGGCGCTCATCAACGGTGAGACCGAAGTCGGCGTCACCGCGCACATGATGAACGACGAGCTCGACGCCGGCGACATCGTCCGGCAGGAGTCCGTCCCGGTCGGCCCGAAGGACACCGCCACCGACCTGTTCCACAAGACCGTCGACCTCATCGCCCCCGTCACCACGAAGGCGCTCGCGCTGATCGCGGACGGGCAGACCGAGTTCACCCCGCAGGACCGCTCGCAGGCCACCTTCTTCCACAAGCGGTCCGATGAGGACATCCGGATCGACTGGAACTGGCCTGCCGAGGACCTGGAACGCCTGGTACGCGCCCAGTCGGCCCCGTACCCGAGCGCCTACGCCTTCCACCGCGGCAAGCGGATCGAGGTGGTCGCCGCCGTGGTGTCCGAGGGCCGCTACGGCGGGACGCCCGGCCGGATCTTCTACCGCGAGGGCGAGGGTGTGGTGATCGTCGCCGGCGCCGACGCCCGCACCGGCCGCAACCACGGCCTGGCCATCACCCGGGTCCGTACCGAGGACGGCCGCGAGCTTCCCGCGACGGAGTACTTCACCTCCATGGGCGGATATCTGACCAGCCGTCCCTGA
- a CDS encoding multidrug efflux MFS transporter, whose amino-acid sequence MSGQTAPPAERVDRELLRIAFILVLGTFMASLDATIVSVGIDRLTEEFDASVAEIQWVSTAYLLAIVAAVPASGWLAGRFGGRRTWIAAVGLFLLGSLLCASAWSATSLIVFRVIQGLGGGLLPATGQALLARVAGPGRTGKVISIVAVVPLLSPVFGPLAGGSVLAVASWPWLFLINLPIGIAAVLLARRYVPVVPPASQRTAFDLRGALLLSPGLAMLVYGLTEVAHHRTLPATAGVAAGVVMLAAFTVHGLRTRGTPLVDPRLFARPPFGAAALALVVLGASVFGTMFLLPLYFQSGRSMSAWEAGLMLAPQGLGAAAGSVLVNRTITKVAPRTLVVTGIVLILAGTAPFTLLGHGVPDAVTVAALVVRGFGMSMIGAPVMNIVYSRIEPEQLPRAAGALNLLNTVGGSVGTAALAVILQTRLAARGTDISAAFGDTFWWVLGFCLFAAAAATRLPRTQPKKA is encoded by the coding sequence ATGAGCGGGCAGACCGCACCACCCGCCGAGCGCGTGGACAGAGAGCTGCTGCGGATCGCGTTCATCCTGGTCCTCGGCACGTTCATGGCCTCGCTGGACGCCACCATCGTCAGCGTCGGAATCGACCGCCTCACCGAGGAGTTCGACGCGTCGGTCGCCGAGATCCAGTGGGTCTCCACGGCGTACCTGCTGGCGATCGTCGCCGCCGTCCCCGCGTCCGGCTGGCTGGCCGGCCGGTTCGGCGGCCGGCGGACCTGGATCGCGGCCGTGGGCCTGTTCCTGCTCGGCTCGCTCCTGTGCGCCTCGGCCTGGTCGGCGACCAGCCTCATCGTGTTCCGCGTGATCCAGGGCCTCGGCGGCGGACTGCTGCCCGCGACCGGGCAGGCGCTGCTGGCCCGGGTCGCGGGCCCAGGCCGCACCGGCAAGGTGATCAGCATCGTCGCCGTGGTCCCGCTGCTCTCACCGGTGTTCGGGCCGCTGGCCGGGGGCTCGGTGCTCGCCGTGGCGTCCTGGCCCTGGCTGTTCCTGATCAACCTGCCGATCGGCATCGCGGCGGTGCTGCTGGCCCGCCGCTACGTGCCGGTGGTGCCGCCGGCGTCGCAGCGCACGGCCTTCGACCTGCGCGGGGCCCTGCTCCTGTCACCCGGTCTGGCGATGCTGGTGTACGGGCTGACCGAGGTCGCCCACCACCGCACGCTGCCGGCCACGGCCGGGGTAGCGGCCGGGGTCGTGATGCTCGCCGCGTTCACCGTCCACGGGCTGCGGACGCGGGGCACCCCGCTCGTCGACCCCCGGCTGTTCGCCCGGCCGCCCTTCGGTGCCGCCGCGCTCGCGCTGGTGGTGCTCGGGGCGTCGGTGTTCGGCACGATGTTCCTGCTGCCGCTGTACTTCCAGTCGGGCCGGTCCATGTCGGCGTGGGAGGCCGGGCTGATGCTCGCCCCCCAGGGGCTGGGTGCGGCGGCGGGGTCGGTGCTCGTCAACCGGACGATCACCAAGGTCGCGCCGAGGACCCTCGTCGTCACCGGCATCGTGCTGATCCTCGCCGGGACCGCCCCGTTCACCCTGCTCGGTCACGGCGTCCCGGACGCGGTGACCGTCGCGGCCCTGGTGGTCCGGGGCTTCGGGATGTCGATGATCGGCGCGCCGGTGATGAACATCGTCTACAGCCGGATCGAGCCGGAACAGCTGCCCCGGGCGGCCGGCGCGCTCAATCTGCTGAACACCGTGGGCGGTTCGGTCGGCACCGCGGCCCTGGCCGTGATCCTGCAGACCCGGCTCGCCGCCCGTGGCACGGACATCTCCGCGGCCTTCGGTGACACCTTCTGGTGGGTGCTGGGCTTCTGCCTGTTCGCCGCGGCGGCGGCGACGCGGCTGCCCCGTACCCAGCCGAAGAAGGCGTAG